CCGTTGCTTTCCTTCTGTTCGGGTGCGGTGATTGCCTTAGCCATATGAACCTTTTGGCGGCCCGGCGATGCCGATCAGCGGAAGACCACTGGGACGACGCCTGACGCTACGCTTCCTTCTATCTCTTGCTGTCTCTTACAAAATATCTGGCAGGGGCGCTCGGATTCGAACCGAGAAGTTCGGTTTTGGAGACCGACAGTTTAACCGTTGAGCTTACGCCCCTGTGTACGGCACATCTTCCAGCCTGCGGCCCTGAGGCCTTTGCAAAGAGGAGGCGGGACCAACTGCCGTCCTACTTATTCTCGCACGACATTTGCCGTACGGTTTCGCATGACTTTTCGCCTGGCTGGGCGAGGTGCGGGTTACTTCGTTTCTTTGTGGTCAGTATGCTTGCGGCAGCGGTTGCAGAACTTCGAGAACTCCAGACGGCCGGTGGTCGTCTTCTTGTTCTTCGTCGTCGTGTAGTTCCGCTCCTTGCACACGGGGCACTGGAGAGTGACGATTTCGCGCATCTTTTTATCCTAACCGATCCCCGGGCGATTTACCCCGGCAATCTATGGAGGAAGCCCGGTTTTCGCGCTTCCCACTTCTGAAATCTACGGCCTTTACTGCTGCGGATCAGCCGGAAGG
The Silvibacterium dinghuense DNA segment above includes these coding regions:
- the rpmG gene encoding 50S ribosomal protein L33, whose translation is MREIVTLQCPVCKERNYTTTKNKKTTTGRLEFSKFCNRCRKHTDHKETK